One Lachancea thermotolerans CBS 6340 chromosome F complete sequence DNA window includes the following coding sequences:
- the BUD4 gene encoding Bud4p (weakly similar to uniprot|P47136 Saccharomyces cerevisiae YJR092W BUD4 Protein involved in bud-site selection and required for axial budding pattern localizes with septins to bud neck in mitosis and may constitute an axial landmark for next round of budding potential Cdc28p substrate) translates to MVSALGVPAPLFTYCLFRLRIALDVNKRLSHGRCLERRYLNLALRFPHANSYFLSSQKGLALSIARLTSPRLHKMFLDQSATAQSASATVDSLLSEIEHEIPIHAKRQIPLQEIGDDTMEEIVRYNTRSNSSAAAVDPDTEPLHSLLENGNRKSVMFSDDFELHEYSAVDDAAAGSAPASPVVWDLAPLPQVRAGAGSARKTSLHLERDHSDTETDSEDQSLNETFQLGHAELRANTVSNMDERLAHVYDNHHSSLNVPRLKEMVNDIDQQANFQTTSEVHTQPLKITFESTRPLIDSSDDPQMLEFELQSRDSDDQAFTSAQHSPSKIPTTNTIRINRLSTAEPLTASGRLSSGSSVDESETDLETTMRQDKFQLLRTSAPPDLSKPLNAHSYHVSSRSLLSHNADNNSRAFSMATTADEFQSAKESISCDMSADESQSNYSVEDLQISTGMVREDDTLGSITQSMQSDIKHSHSLGASGADGYPPSLPPLNTSYVDRISKSGSTSTVKITSLQNLKGHISESDTERYDDEEAEQGKFSSSPGSDNENDEPIPFTRTSCHSSINRSSSAHSLSNTSAKDIELTNNSAEPLQKAEQTEPQSARDNSSEAADTASMHSGASASGIPNQLQDTRIVSNNFSKLFDEDAIFGDLEETSNDSIDITSSVKPSDYLSIWRSQEVNTKSSPTISANSQFSQQSSGTAGSSISMHSNFKLKPRIISRSRICYPPPKSENAFKLRDICSVPQASGIGILDPLRLKPKVSREISVDLKLASVTQSPRELSHDALQESTCVSRDADANTDNSEEPASRETNILTVEKNQPEEPMTPVKEKRVASVNLSLPDISGDNFDVSKELGDVLGTLNHDEMSLKQTSAGKNSDSLVYDIWDENNYQNGVELELDDQDEKQTKEIFNGGVLTKLLSQDSKAVDEDGEQRPKGGLGLLRNTDSDVAVCRADSIKGLDVIRSASSDSVQHSFEHFKQPHTPSPIKASHIDSPFKIVRARKLINNKVISPDSIAKTELSTEAASSEHDVSISGSNKTVVNEEREKESLFTADPALLEDLGKFYIFVKSIQKLRLEDIERHSPEVSLELDNGTHIVQTPWQPLKKEGIQVKQEFELIMKNEELGTTSQLVITVKCRYKRPQAELVEVIERIPIKKKVPFGKTKYTTNKKYVQKKLDFDAWDLKFAQDGSFARCTVPLRSDVLKQTSYTQKSYRFSLYNEWERQKNPSQQQAKLCELPRKPAYEVGEVTLEMCFLPRTSKHEKFPKTLKLAQDVVDKYNEQQRINFQGYLWQEGGDIDCLLQKRYFVLKGTQLVAHHEITKKPQALINLLKVVSVVGEGKITEDNIKKVRNFTDIVLFSECFKLIFENGEVINLDAESAELKSKWTELLTRVVELNKFHQPWVKHFSNNRAMDV, encoded by the coding sequence ATGGTTTCCGCTTTGGGGGTTCCGGCCCCTTTGTTTACATATTGCCTATTCCGGCTGCGGATCGCACTGGACGTCAACAAGCGCCTGAGCCATGGGAGGTGTCTGGAGCGTCGCTACCTGAACTTAGCTCTTCGTTTTCCACACGCCAACAGCTATTTTCTGAGTTCCCAGAAGGGACTTGCGCTCAGCATTGCACGCCTTACAAGCCCGCGACTCCACAAAATGTTTCTGGACCAAAGCGCCACCGCTCAGAGCGCGTCTGCCACAGTGGACTCGCTGCTGAGCGAAATCGAGCACGAGATCCCAATCCACGCCAAACGGCAGATCCCGCTGCAAGAAATCGGCGACGACACAATGGAGGAGATCGTGCGCTACAACACCAGGTCTAACTccagcgccgccgcggTAGACCCCGACACGGAGCCGCTGCACTCCCTATTGGAAAACGGCAATCGCAAGTCAGTTATGTTCAGCGACGATTTCGAGCTGCACGAGTACTCCGCGGTCGACGACGCCGCAGCAGGCTCTGCACCCGCGTCGCCTGTTGTGTGGGACCTTGCCCCGCTTCCGCAAGTGCGCGCCGGCGCGGGCAGCGCAAGGAAAACATCGCTGCACCTTGAACGCGACCACTCCGATACCGAGACTGACAGCGAGGACCAAAGTCTCAATGAGACCTTCCAGCTGGGACATGCCGAGCTCAGAGCCAACACGGTGTCAAACATGGACGAGCGGCTCGCCCACGTATATGACAACCACCACAGCTCGCTAAACGTGCCAAGGCTCAAGGAAATGGTGAACGACATTGACCAACAGGCCAACTTCCAAACAACCTCGGAGGTGCATACGCAGCCGCTCAAAATCACCTTCGAATCCACGCGGCCGCTAATCGACAGTAGCGACGACCCGCAGATGCTCGAGTTTGAGCTGCAGTCGAGGGACTCCGACGATCAAGCGTTCACTTCCGCCCAACATTCGCCCTCAAAAATCCCTACAACTAACACCATACGCATTAACAGGCTGAGCACCGCCGAGCCGCTGACGGCGTCAGGGAGATTATCATCAGGCTCTTCCGTGGATGAAAGCGAGACAGATCTTGAGACTACCATGAGGCAGGACAAGTTCCAGCTTCTGAGGACGTCAGCGCCCCCAGATCTCTCTAAGCCTCTCAATGCCCACAGCTATCATGTGTCTAGCAGGAGCTTGCTTTCGCACAACGCGGATAACAATTCCCGGGCCTTCAGCATGGCCACCACTGCAGATGAGTTTCAATCTGCCAAAGAGAGCATTAGCTGCGACATGTCGGCAGACGAATCTCAGAGCAACTACTCCGTAGAGGACTTGCAAATATCCACTGGCATGGTACGAGAAGATGATACTTTAGGGAGCATTACCCAATCTATGCAGTCTGACATAAAACACTCGCATTCGCTCGGGGCAAGTGGTGCCGATGGATATCCTCCTTCACTACCGCCATTGAACACATCCTATGTCGACCGCATCAGCAAATCCGGCTCTACCTCCACAGTAAAGATCAcctctcttcaaaacttgaaagGACACATTTCAGAAAGTGACACAGAGCGGtatgatgatgaagaggcGGAACAAGGGAAGTTTAGTTCAAGCCCTGGGTCtgacaatgaaaacgaTGAGCCAATCCCGTTCACTCGAACCAGCTGCCACTCTTCGATTAACCGAAGCAGTTCGGCGCATTCGTTGAGCAATACATCTGCGAAAGACATTGAGTTGACGAATAACTCTGCAGAACCGCTACAAAAAGCAGAACAGACAGAACCCCAAAGTGCCAGGGACAATAGCAGCGAGGCTGCTGATACAGCCTCAATGCATTCTGGTGCATCAGCATCGGGCATCCCAAATCAGTTGCAGGATACAAGAATAGTTTCCAATAACTTCagcaagctttttgacGAGGATGCGATTTTCGGAGACTTAGAAGAAACCTCCAATGACTCCATCGACATTACCAGTTCAGTTAAGCCCTCGGACTACTTGTCAATCTGGCGTTCTCAAGAAGTGAACACTAAGTCTTCGCCAACTATCAGCGCCAATTCTCAGTTTTCACAGCAATCAAGTGGCACTGCTGGCTCCTCTATATCTATGCActcaaatttcaagctcaagccCAGGATTATAAGCAGAAGCAGGATATGTTACCCTCCTCCTAAATCTGAGAATGCCTTCAAGCTGAGAGATATCTGCTCAGTCCCTCAAGCAAGTGGAATTGGCATTTTGGATCCACTTCGGCTGAAACCAAAAGTTTCTAGAGAGATCTCTGTGGACCTTAAATTGGCTTCTGTAACCCAAAGTCCTCGAGAGCTGAGCCATGACGCACTTCAAGAGAGTACATGCGTGTCCAGAGACGCTGATGCGAACACGGATAACAGTGAAGAGCCAGCGTCGCGGGAGACCAATATTCTTACTGTCGAGAAAAATCAACCCGAAGAGCCCATGACGCCAGTAAAGGAAAAGCGCGTTGCATCTGTAAACCTCAGTTTACCTGATATTTCCGGCGACAACTTTGACGTCTCTAAGGAGCTCGGAGATGTTCTCGGGACACTCAATCATGATgaaatgtctttgaagcaaaCTAGCGCTGGCAAAAATAGCGACTCTCTAGTCTATGACATCTGGGACGAGAACAACTACCAGAACGGcgttgaacttgagcttgatgacCAAGATGAAAAACAAACCAAGGAAATATTTAATGGAGGAGTCTTGACGAAATTGTTGAGccaagattcaaaagctgtAGACGAAGATGGTGAGCAAAGGCCGAAGGGTGGCCTGGGTCTATTGAGGAATACTGACAGCGATGTCGCCGTGTGCAGAGCAGATAGCATAAAGGGGCTTGATGTCATTAGATCTGCTTCAAGCGATTCCGTACAGCATAGCTTCGAGCACTTCAAACAACCCCACACACCATCCCCAATTAAGGCATCTCACATTGACAGTCCATTTAAAATTGTTAGGGCAAGAAAGCTGATAAACAATAAAGTTATTTCGCCCGACTCAATTGCCAAAACTGAGCTGTCCACTGAAGCTGCATCTTCAGAACACGATGTTTCAATATCGGGCAGTAATAAGACCGTTGTTAACGAAGAAAGGGAAAAAGAGTCACTATTTACAGCGGACCCTGCTCTATTAGAAGACCTCGGCAAGTTTTACATTTTTGTCAAATCAATTCAAAAGTTGAGGCTAGAAGACATTGAAAGACATAGTCCTGAGGTTTCCTTGGAGCTTGATAACGGCACACATATAGTACAGACTCCCTGGCAACCCCTGAAAAAAGAGGGCATTCAAGTTAAGCAAGAATTTGAACTCATAATGAagaatgaagagctcgGAACTACCTCTCAACTCGTAATCACTGTCAAATGCAGGTATAAAAGACCACAAGCGGAACTCGTAGAAGTTATCGAGCGCATTCCTATTAAGAAGAAAGTGCCTTTCGGAAAGACAAAGTAcacaacaaacaaaaaatatGTGCAGAAGAAATTGGACTTCGATGCATGGGACCTCAAATTTGCTCAAGATGGTTCTTTTGCCCGTTGCACTGTACCATTGAGGTcagatgttttgaagcaaaCGTCGTATACACAGAAATCGTATCGGTTCTCCCTTTATAACGAGTGGGAAAGGCAAAAGAAtccttctcaacaacaggCAAAATTATGTGAGCTTCCACGCAAGCCTGCTTATGAAGTAGGAGAAGTCACCCTAGAAAtgtgctttcttcctcggacCTCAAAGCACGAAAAGTTTCCAAAAACGTTGAAACTAGCACAGGACGTGGTTGACAAGTACAATGAGCAGCAGAGAATAAATTTCCAGGGTTATCTGTGGCAAGAAGGTGGTGATATCGATTGTTTGCTGCAGAAGCGCTACTTTGTTTTAAAAGGAACTCAGCTTGTCGCACATCATGAGATCACGAAAAAGCCGCAAGCCCTGATTAATTTACTGAAAGTCGTTAGTGTCGTGGGCGAGGGCAAAATAACTGAagacaacatcaaaaaggtGCGCAACTTCACGGACATTGTGCTTTTCAGTGAGTGCTTCAAGTTAATCTTCGAGAATGGCGAGGTTATCAACTTGGATGCAGAATCAGCGGAACTCAAGAGCAAATGGACTGAACTGCTTACTCGTGTAGTTGAGTTAAACAAGTTTCATCAGCCATGGGTAAAACACTTTTCGAACAACCGTGCCATGGACGTCTAA
- the JSN1 gene encoding Jsn1p (similar to uniprot|P47135 Saccharomyces cerevisiae YJR091C JSN1 Member of the Puf family of RNA- binding proteins and to uniprot|Q12221 Saccharomyces cerevisiae YPR042C PUF2 mRNA binding protein) yields the protein MDKPKNPQKQSLTQIPEALDPGITLPLYEEELHASDAGQPQKLGSYRVRAGRFSNTLSNLLPSISAKLHHSRKTTSGSSKHAPDAAVSGSSSESTSRSQVSLSGQITPPAIAPVASVEVPADEASFFAPLPPRDSGDSFTFGSALHGVPSNTVSRTRNNTVSSQVTSLSGMPQTAGSLWSTNTSPNEPHVMTSATALNGVPFTTASPLNEYSGNAYFDMPSVATGNGNGAPTANANASSLTVPATSNGNIWGSRQRSHSNASSIYTDAPVYDNMGVNRSRASTFGLGLEQPQFVHNNAPPARQHSPPTPAVTDDVDPRSINWVTTDPTVPAINQISTLLPTNTVSISNVYSLQQQQPQLSNAINLTSTSLATLCMKFGNVISARTLKRINMALVEFDSVESAMRAKEALHGKEVSLVGAPSCVSFAKVLPMHQQSITSAQPLSSAASINGPQSLLQEQLYSGAVTLQQQGNISVPVLNGAANSQQSQQQHQHQQQQQQQQQQQQQQQQQQQQQQQQQQQQQQQQQQQQQQQQQQQQHAHSHSHQQSSGSNFNPSSNSSSNHNSGNPGAPTHASSEKEHCPFPLPPPSVSEYKQALEDTVNSFGTSHDSTQTQHVVENAIQCGGTSDTADFGPLPDPLPNREFDAPKLREIRKAIDGNMMSDLEIEQLAVAMLDELPELCSDYLGNTIVQKLFEHSSTVIKDIMLRQTNKYLTSMGVHKNGTWACQKIITMADTPRQKMLVAKGVETYCTPLFNDQFGNYVIQCVLKFGFPWNNFIFEHIVSNFWTIAQNRYGARAVRACLEAHDIITREQLLVLSAMIVLYTEYLATNSNGALLVTWFLDTCTLPHRHSILASKLVSNLAELCCHRLASLTVLKVLNYRGDEKAKRFILESIFGKKDSATIPQVLYQVLCDNNYGPTFVYKVLSMSLLEGEVRVHVVQQVRKVLMNISTTQLHRRLMEEVGLGGGSSSSATLLNVTGSSKHRSSLSHVFNVDNMGHMRNVSAGSAMSAGSRPRAQSNSGILPIPLPAPNGAGIVGSNGQPPTQQLAVPNGYYNYPGVFPVTGNTSRGYSMTGDDLSSQFDMLSLQNNTQISLPQLSMNNSNPHSNGNHNNHLKPGNSNNGSTYGAYGY from the coding sequence ATGGACAAACCCAAGAACCCGCAGAAGCAGAGCCTGACGCAGATCCCGGAGGCGCTCGACCCCGGCATTACGTTGCCCTTGTACGAAGAGGAGTTGCACGCCAGCGACGCAGGGCAGCCGCAGAAGCTCGGGTCTTACCGAGTGCGTGCGGGTCGCTTTTCCAATACGCTCAGCAACCTGCTGCCCAGCATCAGCGCAAAGCTACACCACTCGCGCAAAACAACTTCGGGGTCGTCCAAGCACGCACCCGACGCGGCCGTAAGCGGCTCGTCCAGTGAGAGTACCAGCCGCAGCCAGGTCAGCCTGTCGGGCCAGATCACGCCCCCGGCGATCGCACCAGTCGCATCCGTGGAGGTGCCCGCTGACGAGGCCTCCTTTTTTGCGCCACTCCCACCCCGCGACTCGGGCGACTCCTTTACCTTCGGGTCCGCGCTGCATGGCGTGCCCTCCAACACCGTCTCGCGCACGCGCAATAACACGGTCTCCTCACAGGTGACGTCTCTGTCGGGCATGCCACAGACGGCCGGCAGCTTGTGGTCAACGAACACGTCGCCCAACGAGCCGCACGTCATGACCTCTGCCACCGCTCTCAACGGGGTACCTTTCACCACCGCCAGCCCACTCAATGAGTACTCTGGCAACGCGTATTTCGACATGCCCAGTGTCGCCACCGGCAACGGCAATGGCGCCCCCACCGCCAACGCTAACGCGAGTAGCCTAACTGTCCCTGCCACTTCCAACGGCAACATCTGGGGCTCCCGTCAGCGTTCGCACTCCAACGCATCCAGCATCTATACGGACGCGCCCGTATACGACAACATGGGGGTCAACAGATCAAGAGCCTCGACGTTCGGCCTCGGCCTTGAACAGCCCCAATTTGTGCATAACAATGCTCCTCCTGCGAGACAGCACTCGCCTCCTACCCCCGCAGTTACAGACGACGTGGACCCTAGGTCCATCAACTGGGTTACAACGGACCCTACAGTACCCGCCATAAACCAAATTTCAACGCTGCTTCCCACCAACACCGTGTCTATATCCAACGTGTACTCcttgcagcagcaacaaccaCAGCTTTCCAACGCTATAAACCTGACTAGCACGAGCCTCGCGACGCTCTGCATGAAGTTTGGGAACGTGATTTCTGCGAGAACACTGAAGCGCATTAACATGGCGCTTGTAGAGTTCGACTCGGTTGAATCTGCCATGCGCGCGAAAGAAGCCCTGCATGGCAAAGAAGTTTCTCTTGTGGGGGCCCCGAGCTGCGTGTCGTTCGCGAAGGTGCTGCCAATGCATCAGCAGTCCATCACTTCTGCGCAACCACTCTCTTCTGCTGCGAGCATCAACGGTCCACAAtcacttcttcaagagcagTTGTATAGCGGCGCTGTGACACTTCAACAGCAGGGAAACATATCCGTACCTGTTTTGAATGGCGCGGCTAATTCTCAACAGTCACAGCAACAGCATCagcatcaacaacaacaacaacaacaacaacaacaacaacaacaacaacaacaacaacagcaacagcaacagcaacagcaacagcaacaacaacaacaacaacaacaacaacaacaacaacaacagcaacagcaacaacatGCCCACTCGCATTCTCATCAGCAGTCATCAGGTTCCAACTTCAACCCCAGTTCCAACTCCAGCTCCAATCATAACAGTGGAAACCCAGGCGCACCAACGCATGCTAGTTCAGAGAAAGAACACTGCCCTTTCCCACTGCCCCCTCCAAGTGTGTCCGAGTACAAACAGGCACTTGAAGATACCGTCAATTCTTTTGGCACTAGCCACGACTCGACTCAAACACAGCATGTTGTGGAAAATGCTATCCAATGTGGAGGTACAAGCGATACTGCTGACTTTGGACCGCTGCCCGACCCTCTACCTAACAGGGAATTTGATGCGCCAAAGCTACGTGAAATTCGCAAAGCTATAGACGGTAATATGATGTCTGATCTGGAGATCGAGCAGTTAGCTGTAGCTATGCTTGACGAATTGCCAGAGCTCTGCTCTGATTACTTGGGTAACACAATCgtgcaaaaactctttgaacaCTCTTCAACTGTTATCAAGGACATTATGCTAAGACAAACCAACAAGTATTTGACTTCGATGGGTGTTCACAAGAATGGAACTTGGGCCTGCCAGAAAATCATCACAATGGCGGACACCCCTAGACAAAAGATGCTGGTTGCTAAGGGCGTTGAAACCTACTGCACCCCGTTGTTTAATGATCAATTCGGTAACTACGTGATCCAATGCGTCCTCAAGTTTGGCTTTCCTTGGAACAACTTTATATTTGAGCATATtgtctcaaatttttggacAATTGCACAAAATAGATATGGCGCAAGGGCCGTTAGAGCCTGTTTGGAGGCACACGACATTATAACCAGAGAGCAGCTCCTCGTTCTAAGCGCTATGATTGTACTGTACACAGAATATCTGGCCACCAATAGCAACGGGGCACTACTGGTCACCTGGTTCCTGGATACCTGCACATTGCCACACAGACATTCCATtcttgcttcaaagctcgTTTCAAACCTAGCCGAGCTATGCTGTCACCGGCTTGCTTCGCTAACAGTGCTTAAAGTGTTGAACTATAGAGGCGACGAAAAAGCAAAGCGCTTCATTCTCGAAAGCATTTTCGGGAAAAAAGACAGCGCAACGATCCCGCAAGTTCTTTACCAAGTGCTGTGTGACAACAATTATGGTCCTACTTTTGTTTACAAGGTTTTGTCAATGTCTCTGCTGGAGGGGGAAGTTAGAGTTCACGTCGTTCAACAAGTGCGCAAAGTCTTGATGAATATCAGCACCACCCAGCTTCATCGTCGGCTAATGGAGGAGGTCGGTCTAGGTGGAGGCTCATCCAGCTCGGCAACGTTGCTGAACGTCACTGGCAGTTCAAAGCACCGTTCTAGCTTGTCAcatgttttcaatgttgATAATATGGGCCATATGAGAAACGTCTCTGCAGGAAGCGCTATGAGCGCTGGCTCACGACCACGGGCACAGTCGAATAGTGGAATTCTCCCAATACCGTTACCTGCGCCTAATGGAGCAGGTATTGTGGGAAGCAACGGACAGCCACCCACCCAGCAGCTGGCGGTTCCTAACGGATACTATAATTACCCTGGTGTCTTCCCCGTCACTGGAAATACTAGCCGGGGCTACTCAATGACTGGTGACGATTTATCTTCCCAGTTTGATATGCTCAGTCTGCAAAATAACACTCAAATTTCCCTTCCCCAACTCAGCATGAATAACAGCAACCCCCATTCCAATGGAAATCACAACAATCACCTAAAACCAGGGAATAGCAATAACGGCTCAACATATGGAGCATATGGATATTAA